One region of Miscanthus floridulus cultivar M001 chromosome 19, ASM1932011v1, whole genome shotgun sequence genomic DNA includes:
- the LOC136527897 gene encoding probable inositol oxygenase encodes MTITIEQPQLDVVPERKVPAAGDPAELVLDAGFVVPDANAFGNTFRNYDAESERKQTVEEFYRVNHISQTYEFVSRMRAEYARLDKTEMGIWDCIELLNEFIDDSDPDLDMPQIEHLLQTAEAIRKDYPDEDWLHLTGLIHDLGKVLLHPSFGELPQWAVVGDTFPVGCAYDECNVHFKYFEENPDYHNPKLNTKLGVYSEGCGLDNVLMSWGHDDYMYLVAKENKCTLPSAGLFIIRYHSFYPLHKHGAYMHLMNEEDKENLKWLHVFNKYDLYSKSNVRIDVEKVKPYYMSLIDKYFPAKLRW; translated from the exons ATGACGATCACCATTGAACAGCCCCAGCTCG atgtggtgccggagaggaaggtCCCCGCCGCCGGCGACCCTGCGGAGCTGGTGCTCGACGCCGGCTTCGTCGTGCCGGATGCCAACGCCTTCGGCAATACCTTCAG GAACTACGACGCGGAGTCGGAGCGGAAGCAGACGGTGGAGGAGTTCTACCGGGTGAACCACATCAGCCAGACGTACGAGTTCGTGTCGCGGATGCGGGCCGAGTACGCGCGGCTGGACAAGACGGAGATGGGCATCTGGGACTGCATCGAGCTGCTCAACGAGTTCATCGACGACAGCGACCCGGACCTGGACATGCCCCAGATCGAGCACCTCCTCCAGACCGCCGAGGCCATCCGCAAGGACTACCCAGACGAggactggctccacctcaccggcCTCATCCACG ACCTGGGCAAGGTGCTGCTGCACCCAAGCTTTGGGGAGCTGCCTCAGTGGGCTGTCGTTG GTGACACCTTCCCCGTCGGCTGTGCGTACGACGAGTGCAACGTCCACTTCAAG TACTTCGAGGAGAACCCTGACTACCACAACCCCAAGCTCAACACCAAGCTGGGGGTCTACTCCGAGGGCTGCGGCCTCGACAACGTGCTCATGTCATGGGGCCATGACGACTACATGTACCTG GTGGCCAAGGAGAACAAGTGCACCCTTCCTTCCGCGGGGCTGTTCATCATCAGATACCACTCGTTCTACC CCCTGCACAAGCATGGAGCCTACATGCACCTGATGAACGAAGAGGACAAGGAGAACCTCAAGTGGCTGCATGTGTTCAA CAAGTATGACCTGTACAGCAAGAGCAACGTCAGGATCGACGTGGAGAAGGTGAAGCCCTACTACATGTCCCTGATCGATAAG TACTTCCCCGCCAAGCTAAGATGGTGA
- the LOC136526213 gene encoding uncharacterized protein, translating to MVDGMLLPSFCEATERRGLIEEDNTLDECLSEATFFQMLSSLRRLFATILVFYEPNDVIWLWKKHYDAMSEDYNHNNPSPDLVQQMVLIDIRNMLQSMGKDIRSFPLLDIDHSYDNASHIPHEIFEEASIEQNLKDVLLCDSLNTEQRCAYDEIMAAVYSKQGGLFFVDGPDRTGKTFLYRALLAKLCSQDKLAVATATSRVAASIMPDRRTANSHFKIPLTIEEGGCCSFMKQSGTTRLLQQAALIIWDEASMTKRQNMEALDNSLWDIMGWSDLLFGGKTVVLGGDFRQVLPVVRKRIQGSNNYLLRIGGGMEEVNKDGNVRIPNEICVSYSSDAEKDLHRLISIIFSDLNANMADKDYITTRAILSTRNDWVDMINMKMIDMFQDGETVYHSFDSVVDDPHNYYPSGVS from the exons ATGGTTGATGGCATGCTACTGCCTTCATTCTGTGAAGCTACAGAAAGGAGGGGTCTAATCGAAGAAGACAATACACTGGATGAATGTCTAAGTGAAGCTACTTTCTTCCAGATGCTTTCCTCTCTGCGAAGGCTATTTGCAACAATATTGGTATTCTACGAGCCGAATGATGTGATTTGGTTGTGGAAAAAACACTATGATGCAATGTCAGAGGACTACAACCACAATAATCCATCCCCGGATCTGGTGCAACAGATGGTTTTGATAGACATTAGAAACATGCTGCAGTCTATGGGGAAGGACATAAGGTCATTTCCTCTTCTAGATATTGATCACTCATATGACAATGCTAGCCATATTCCTCATGAGATATTTGAGGAAGCTAGCATCGAGCAGAATCTCAAAGATGTGCTATTGTGCGACTCACTCAACACCGAGCAAAGGTGTGCCTACGATGAGATAATGGCTGCTGTCTATAGCAAACAAGGTGGGTTGTTCTTTGTGGATGGACCTGACAGGACGGGAAAGACCTTTTTGTATAGGGCACTTCTCGCAAAACTATGTAGCCAGGACAAGCTTGCCGTGGCTACAGCTACATCTAGAGTCGCAGCATCCATAATGCCAGACAGGAGGACGGCCAACTCGCATTTCAAGATACCCCTCACTATTGAAGAGGGTGGTTGCTGTAGCTTCATGAAACAGAGTGGTACTACCAGGTTGCTGCAGCAAGCAGCTCTCATAATTTGGGATGAGGCATCTATGACAAAAAGGCAAAATATGGAAGCACTAGACAATAGCCTATGGGATATAATGGGCTGGTCAGACCTACTGTTTGGTGGGAAGACTGTTGTCCTTGGTGGGGATTTCAGACAGGTCCTCCCTGTTGTGCGAAAAAGGATCCAGGGGTCAAATA ATTATCTATTGCGCATTGGTGGTGGAATGGAAGAGGTTAACAAAGATGGCAATGTACGTATTCCAAATGAGATCTGTGTCTCGTACTCTAGCGATGCCGAGAAAGATCTTCATAGATTGATCAGCATCATCTTTTCAGATCTAAATGCAAATATGGCGGACAAAGACTACATCACCACCAGAGCAATTTTATCTACGCGTAACGATTGGGttgacatgatcaatatgaaaatgaTTGATATGTTCCAGGACGGTGAGACGGTGTATCACAGTTTTGACTCCGTGGTAGATGATCCACATAACTACTATCCATCAGGAGTTTCTTAA